The following proteins come from a genomic window of Corynebacterium hansenii:
- the rnc gene encoding ribonuclease III: MSRKRRLSGEAARQAAFTAVDHAPLLERLGVGLDDDRLCLALTHRSFANENGNLTNNERLEFLGDAVLGMCVAEELYRRFPDRAEQDISKMRAGVVNMYALADLARRIELGPHILLGRGEKSTGGADKHSILADTVEALLGAIYLQHGFATSRDTILRLFDAMIDEAPTQSRGRDWKTLLQERLAAKKLPAAEYVVSSEGPDHARTYSVELLVDGVVRGTGTGATKKEAEMLAAHRAHTALG; the protein is encoded by the coding sequence GTGAGCCGGAAGCGGCGCCTGAGCGGTGAGGCGGCGCGCCAGGCGGCGTTCACCGCGGTCGATCACGCACCGCTGCTCGAGCGGCTGGGCGTCGGGCTCGACGACGACCGGCTGTGCCTGGCGCTGACGCACCGCAGCTTCGCCAACGAAAACGGCAACCTGACCAACAACGAGCGCCTGGAGTTCCTGGGCGACGCCGTGCTGGGCATGTGCGTCGCCGAGGAGCTGTACCGGCGTTTCCCCGATCGCGCGGAGCAGGACATCTCCAAGATGCGCGCGGGCGTGGTCAACATGTACGCCCTCGCCGACCTGGCTCGCCGCATCGAGTTGGGCCCGCACATCCTGCTGGGCCGCGGCGAGAAGTCGACGGGCGGCGCCGACAAGCATTCGATCCTGGCGGACACCGTGGAGGCGCTGCTCGGTGCGATCTACCTCCAGCACGGCTTCGCCACGTCGCGGGACACCATCCTGCGGCTGTTCGACGCGATGATCGACGAGGCCCCGACCCAGTCGCGCGGCCGCGACTGGAAGACGCTGCTGCAGGAGCGCCTGGCGGCGAAGAAGCTCCCGGCCGCCGAATACGTCGTCAGCTCCGAGGGCCCGGACCACGCCCGCACGTACTCCGTCGAACTGCTCGTCGACGGCGTCGTCCGCGGCACCGGCACCGGCGCGACGAAGAAGGAAGCCGAGATGCTCGCGGCCCACCGGGCCCACACGGCGCTGGGGTAG